A genomic window from Algoriphagus sp. Y33 includes:
- a CDS encoding sugar phosphate isomerase/epimerase, which translates to MKRRNLLKSIALGATVLPLAPVLASTTQKKEATIQFSLNTSTLRGQKLNLRQIIEIAAKSGYDGIELWISELETYLSTGKSLASLKKLLEDAKIIPVNAIGFAPWMAQDETKSKVGFDQMEKEMGMLAEIGCKRIAAPAIGATDPVDLLAAGEQYAKLLTVGRKTGVMPQLEFWGAFPPFHHLGQALATAAAANDADARILPDIYHLFRGGSGFEGLKMVNGNAIEVFHLNDFTDTKPRLEQNDSDRIYPGDGIAPLKEVATLLKAMGGTKFVSLELFNETYWAQDAQEVANTGLKKMKQFF; encoded by the coding sequence ATGAAAAGAAGAAATTTACTCAAATCTATTGCTCTTGGTGCCACCGTTCTTCCGTTGGCACCTGTACTTGCTTCTACTACGCAGAAAAAGGAAGCAACGATACAATTCTCCCTTAATACTAGCACTTTACGCGGTCAAAAACTCAATTTACGCCAAATTATTGAGATTGCAGCCAAATCAGGGTATGATGGGATCGAACTTTGGATATCAGAGTTGGAGACCTACCTCAGCACCGGCAAATCTTTGGCATCTCTTAAAAAATTGTTGGAGGATGCTAAAATAATCCCGGTAAATGCCATTGGATTTGCTCCTTGGATGGCGCAGGATGAGACCAAAAGTAAAGTGGGCTTTGACCAAATGGAAAAAGAAATGGGCATGCTTGCTGAGATTGGTTGTAAACGAATAGCTGCTCCTGCTATCGGTGCTACAGATCCTGTAGATTTACTGGCTGCCGGTGAGCAGTACGCCAAGCTTTTAACAGTCGGAAGGAAAACCGGAGTGATGCCGCAATTGGAATTCTGGGGAGCATTTCCTCCCTTCCATCATCTGGGTCAAGCCTTGGCTACGGCTGCGGCTGCAAACGATGCAGATGCAAGAATTCTCCCTGACATATACCATCTGTTCAGGGGAGGATCAGGATTTGAGGGATTGAAAATGGTCAATGGAAATGCCATCGAAGTTTTTCACTTGAATGATTTCACTGACACAAAACCAAGACTGGAGCAAAATGACAGCGACAGAATATATCCGGGGGATGGCATAGCTCCATTGAAAGAAGTAGCTACTTTACTAAAAGCTATGGGAGGCACAAAATTCGTTTCGTTGGAACTTTTTAACGAAACCTATTGGGCTCAGGATGCACAGGAAGTAGCGAATACCGGACTAAAAAAAAT